A window of Xylophilus sp. GW821-FHT01B05 contains these coding sequences:
- a CDS encoding response regulator transcription factor, with product MILDDDPLARMRIRRIVKRIRPEAVCTEVASLAQAMTLLESCTFQLALVDIGLPDGNGIELLEWLQCRAPQTETVIISGQGDDATVLHAIRAGAVGYLQKYGDDTEIELSLASLQRGGAPIDPIIARRILAMISMPLTPPTPEAPIHIPAAIWTKSASNPKGRSDTPQPSLSERETAVLKLIAQGCSNPEIATLLFVSINTIECHAKNIYRKLAVHSRSAAVHSARTSGLLG from the coding sequence TTGATCCTCGACGACGATCCGTTGGCACGCATGCGAATACGCCGTATCGTGAAACGCATACGACCTGAGGCTGTGTGCACCGAAGTGGCTTCCCTGGCGCAGGCGATGACCCTGCTCGAATCCTGCACCTTCCAGCTTGCCTTGGTCGACATCGGTCTGCCCGATGGGAACGGCATCGAACTGCTCGAATGGCTGCAATGCCGCGCGCCGCAAACGGAGACGGTGATCATCTCGGGCCAAGGAGACGACGCGACGGTCCTGCATGCGATTCGTGCAGGCGCCGTTGGCTATCTCCAGAAGTATGGCGACGACACCGAGATCGAACTGTCACTCGCCAGCCTGCAACGCGGCGGCGCCCCGATTGATCCGATCATTGCACGGCGCATTCTCGCGATGATCAGCATGCCCCTAACGCCGCCGACACCCGAGGCGCCGATCCACATACCCGCGGCCATTTGGACGAAATCTGCATCCAACCCCAAAGGCAGATCGGACACGCCGCAGCCCAGTCTGAGCGAGCGCGAGACAGCCGTCCTGAAGCTCATCGCCCAAGGCTGCAGCAACCCCGAGATTGCAACGCTGTTGTTCGTCTCTATCAACACCATCGAATGCCACGCCAAGAACATCTATCGCAAGCTCGCCGTGCATTCCCGATCAGCCGCGGTACACAGCGCACGCACCAGCGGCCTGCTGGGATGA
- a CDS encoding serine hydrolase, which translates to MPSIDKHRRQLLHGMAGAMAIPALGACGMGHAAGAAPPSVDAAIRDFAKLQPDTTSALVQVDAPLGGWSAGHQPGKQIFVGSAVKTFILAQFLRDAEQLRDNISESAACTIDDEYRSPGSAVLGDLSGTTAWRNVLEAMISHSDNTATDLALARVGPDRVRALIAQAGLSNTQIPDSTRRLFSYLAGAPAGTDLGWSGMQRLARGDSMGYTERDDVINAQQSMLSTAEDMVRWYGNALSGRYFTQAKSRTEFKRISSMADAMSSVVPEGLEAYGKGGSIDWRDFHCIAVPGQMLVDRVPVNFCFVLNWRAGDSTSITRLPDFVAAVSAVLSSTEQAVRSAGLTRS; encoded by the coding sequence ATGCCCTCCATAGACAAGCACCGCAGGCAACTCCTGCACGGCATGGCCGGCGCCATGGCGATCCCGGCGCTCGGGGCCTGCGGCATGGGCCACGCGGCCGGCGCCGCACCGCCGTCGGTCGACGCCGCGATACGCGATTTTGCAAAGCTGCAGCCGGACACCACGAGTGCGCTGGTGCAGGTTGATGCCCCGCTCGGCGGATGGTCCGCCGGGCACCAGCCGGGCAAGCAGATCTTCGTCGGCAGCGCGGTCAAGACCTTCATCCTCGCCCAGTTCCTGCGCGATGCGGAGCAGTTGCGCGACAACATCTCCGAGAGCGCCGCCTGCACCATCGACGACGAGTACCGCTCGCCGGGAAGCGCCGTGTTGGGCGATCTCAGCGGCACGACGGCCTGGCGCAACGTGCTGGAGGCCATGATTTCTCACAGCGACAACACGGCCACCGACCTGGCCCTTGCACGCGTGGGGCCGGATCGCGTGCGCGCGCTGATCGCGCAGGCCGGGCTCTCGAACACGCAAATTCCAGACTCCACGCGCCGACTGTTCTCGTACCTGGCCGGTGCGCCCGCGGGCACCGATCTCGGCTGGTCGGGCATGCAGCGGCTGGCGCGCGGCGACAGCATGGGCTACACCGAGCGTGACGACGTGATCAATGCGCAGCAGTCCATGCTGAGCACCGCCGAGGACATGGTGCGCTGGTATGGCAATGCGCTCTCCGGGCGCTACTTCACGCAGGCAAAGTCGCGCACGGAGTTCAAACGCATCTCGTCCATGGCCGACGCCATGTCCTCCGTAGTGCCCGAGGGGCTGGAGGCCTACGGCAAGGGTGGGAGCATTGACTGGCGTGACTTTCACTGCATCGCCGTGCCGGGCCAGATGCTGGTCGACCGTGTTCCGGTGAACTTCTGCTTTGTGCTGAATTGGCGCGCTGGCGACTCGACCAGCATCACCCGCCTGCCCGATTTTGTCGCTGCAGTGTCGGCCGTTCTCTCTTCCACTGAACAGGCCGTTCGCTCTGCGGGCCTCACCCGGTCATGA
- a CDS encoding sterol desaturase family protein: MHDLPDIILFALPAFALLIGVEIAYSFKVRSQLYASQDAWANVVMGLGNLVVALLSASAMLFFLSWLYQYRFFSIPTAVWWAWALCFLADDFSYYWFHRFSHEVRWFWASHSVHHSSERYNLSVALRQTWTGTISGTFLFWAWMPLIGFHPKMILFMQSASLMYQFWIHTQAVKRMPGWFEAIFNTPSQHRVHHGSNFEYLDKNYAGTLSIWDRMFGTFTPESVTPHFGLTKNIETFNPVRIAFHEWWGIAKDLKKARSVSDVFNYLFQPPGWSPDGSSQTTRQARKAAQ, from the coding sequence ATGCACGATCTTCCTGACATCATTCTTTTTGCGCTGCCGGCTTTCGCCCTGTTGATCGGGGTCGAGATCGCCTATTCGTTCAAGGTGCGCAGCCAGCTCTACGCATCGCAAGACGCGTGGGCCAATGTGGTGATGGGCCTCGGAAACCTGGTTGTCGCGTTGCTCAGCGCCAGCGCGATGTTGTTCTTTCTGAGCTGGCTCTATCAATATCGTTTCTTCTCGATTCCCACTGCCGTGTGGTGGGCGTGGGCACTGTGCTTCCTGGCTGATGACTTCAGCTACTACTGGTTCCATCGGTTCAGTCACGAGGTGCGCTGGTTCTGGGCTTCGCATTCAGTGCATCACTCTTCGGAGAGGTACAACCTCTCGGTGGCTTTGCGTCAGACTTGGACCGGCACCATCAGCGGTACTTTCCTGTTCTGGGCGTGGATGCCACTGATTGGTTTTCATCCGAAGATGATCCTCTTCATGCAGTCCGCCAGCCTCATGTACCAGTTCTGGATCCACACGCAGGCCGTGAAACGGATGCCCGGCTGGTTCGAGGCGATCTTCAATACGCCGTCGCAACATCGAGTGCACCACGGCAGCAATTTCGAGTATCTCGACAAGAACTACGCAGGCACTCTGTCGATATGGGACCGCATGTTCGGAACGTTCACCCCGGAATCGGTGACCCCCCACTTCGGACTGACGAAGAACATCGAGACTTTCAATCCTGTGCGCATTGCCTTTCACGAATGGTGGGGCATTGCGAAGGATCTGAAGAAGGCACGCAGCGTGTCGGACGTTTTCAACTATCTCTTCCAGCCTCCCGGGTGGAGTCCGGACGGTAGCTCCCAGACGACCCGGCAGGCGCGCAAAGCCGCGCAATGA
- a CDS encoding PAAR-like domain-containing protein, producing MVPFTPVSRRANRSTSGSSRPTPFPNIGMPPMGAGTTAKVLVSGMPALTKTSKIPMTNGDQGGAAGGVVWGQIMVEFVQGSTEVKFEGQFAVRLSDPTKQNKGNAMGAVLAPSQSKVMVMS from the coding sequence CTGGTGCCTTTCACACCGGTAAGCCGGCGAGCGAACCGTTCTACATCTGGTTCATCGAGACCCACGCCCTTTCCCAACATCGGCATGCCGCCGATGGGCGCCGGCACCACCGCCAAGGTGCTGGTGTCGGGCATGCCGGCACTGACCAAGACCTCGAAGATACCGATGACCAACGGCGACCAGGGCGGGGCTGCGGGCGGCGTGGTGTGGGGGCAGATCATGGTCGAGTTCGTGCAGGGCAGCACCGAGGTCAAGTTCGAAGGCCAGTTCGCCGTGCGGCTGTCCGACCCGACCAAGCAGAACAAGGGCAACGCGATGGGCGCGGTGCTGGCCCCCAGTCAAAGCAAAGTCATGGTGATGAGCTGA
- the rph gene encoding ribonuclease PH encodes MSDPTGSTAAASSYVRSGRAADALRPVRITRGYTIHAEGSVLIEFGNTRVLCTASVEEKVPPHKRGSGEGWVTAEYGMLPRSTHTRSDREAARGKQSGRTQEIQRLIGRSLRAVFDLKALGERTIHLDCDVLQADGGTRTAAITGAFVAAQDAVNKLMAQSKLSASPIREHVAAISVGIVDGVPLLDLEYIEDSGCDTDMNVVMTGAGHYIEVQGTAEGAAFTRAEMDRLLALAEKGIAELVLLQRQALSN; translated from the coding sequence ATGAGCGATCCCACTGGCAGCACGGCTGCCGCTTCTTCCTATGTGCGCAGCGGTCGCGCTGCCGACGCCCTGCGCCCCGTGCGCATCACGCGCGGCTACACCATCCATGCCGAAGGCTCGGTGCTGATCGAGTTTGGCAATACCCGTGTGCTGTGCACCGCCTCGGTCGAAGAAAAGGTGCCGCCGCACAAGCGCGGCTCGGGCGAGGGCTGGGTCACGGCCGAGTACGGCATGCTGCCGCGCTCCACCCACACCCGCAGCGACCGCGAGGCCGCACGCGGCAAGCAAAGCGGCCGCACGCAAGAGATCCAGCGCCTGATCGGCCGCTCGCTGCGCGCCGTGTTCGACCTGAAGGCGCTGGGCGAGCGCACCATCCACCTCGACTGCGACGTGTTGCAGGCCGACGGCGGCACGCGTACTGCGGCCATCACCGGCGCCTTTGTCGCGGCGCAGGATGCGGTGAACAAGCTCATGGCGCAGAGCAAGCTCTCGGCTTCGCCGATCCGCGAGCACGTGGCGGCGATCTCGGTCGGCATCGTCGATGGCGTGCCTTTGCTGGATCTGGAATACATCGAAGACTCTGGCTGCGACACCGACATGAACGTCGTCATGACCGGCGCCGGCCACTACATAGAAGTGCAGGGCACCGCCGAAGGCGCGGCCTTTACCCGCGCCGAGATGGACCGCCTGCTGGCGCTGGCCGAGAAGGGCATTGCCGAGCTGGTGCTGCTGCAGCGGCAGGCACTATCTAATTAA
- a CDS encoding LysR family transcriptional regulator yields the protein MPLLPDPLAHRLETRLKMRHYALLLAVDRHRSITRVAELLSLSQPTVTRALADIEDIFMAPLFSRSRRGLEPTPAGNVVLARARLAVADNAALQQELRAVGAGHQGRLRIGLIPYVSTPTLDATWQHLFALQPRLALLAHEDTTHNLVMGLRNRTLDCAICRFSHDSTDDDMVQELLYHQQACLVVAQPSATLLAQQSSLNVTQLSEMDWILPPPDTPVRQMIDALFAAAGRTVPVPLMEAYAPRTIASALRQMPRGITVLPRDVADAVVATGAAQAMPQALPWRLPPVGLAWLRDSPKAAVAAALAAAVRPPINAHAAGAALSL from the coding sequence ATGCCTCTCCTGCCCGACCCACTGGCCCATCGCCTGGAAACCCGCCTCAAGATGCGGCACTACGCCCTGCTGCTGGCGGTGGACCGGCATCGCTCCATCACCCGCGTGGCCGAGCTGCTGTCGCTGAGCCAGCCCACCGTGACCCGCGCGCTGGCCGACATCGAGGACATCTTCATGGCGCCGCTGTTCTCCCGCAGCCGGCGCGGCCTGGAGCCCACGCCCGCAGGCAACGTGGTGCTGGCCCGCGCCCGGCTGGCGGTGGCCGACAACGCAGCGCTGCAGCAAGAGTTGCGCGCCGTGGGTGCGGGCCACCAGGGGCGGCTGCGCATCGGCCTGATCCCCTATGTGTCGACACCCACGCTGGACGCCACCTGGCAACACCTTTTTGCGCTGCAGCCACGGCTGGCCCTGCTGGCACATGAGGACACCACCCACAACCTGGTCATGGGCCTGCGCAACCGCACGCTGGACTGCGCGATCTGCCGCTTCTCGCACGACAGCACCGACGACGACATGGTGCAAGAGCTGCTTTACCACCAGCAGGCCTGCTTGGTCGTTGCGCAGCCCAGTGCAACCCTGCTGGCGCAGCAGTCATCGCTGAACGTCACGCAGCTATCCGAAATGGACTGGATCTTGCCGCCGCCCGACACACCGGTGCGGCAGATGATCGATGCGCTGTTCGCCGCTGCAGGCCGCACCGTGCCCGTGCCTTTGATGGAAGCCTATGCGCCGCGCACCATCGCGTCGGCCCTGCGGCAAATGCCACGCGGCATCACCGTGCTACCGCGCGATGTGGCCGATGCCGTGGTCGCCACGGGTGCCGCCCAGGCCATGCCACAAGCGCTGCCATGGCGCCTGCCGCCGGTCGGGCTGGCCTGGCTGCGCGACTCGCCCAAGGCGGCCGTCGCCGCCGCGCTGGCGGCTGCGGTACGCCCGCCGATCAATGCTCACGCAGCAGGCGCCGCCCTTTCACTGTGA
- a CDS encoding YicC/YloC family endoribonuclease, with the protein MPVYSMTGYASVQHGAPAGEAEAAGRNTPTRRLGLEIRAVNSRFLDLAFRLPDELRQCEPALRERLTARLKRGKVEIRVALEQDSGSLPEPSVRLLQRLNSLQDTVRAWLPSAAPLSVADALRLGAAEQAPEGDWSEALLPLADRAIADLLAARQREGERLASMLHDRVSQLRALAKLATPLVPQLVEQQRQRFMERWREAMALAEGATLPEAAQDRALSEATAFAIRIDVAEEITRLDSHLDEIDRLLSKGGEAGKRLDFLIQELHREANTLGSKSAALELTRISVDMKVLIEQMREQVQNIE; encoded by the coding sequence ATGCCAGTTTACAGCATGACCGGTTACGCCAGCGTGCAGCACGGTGCGCCTGCCGGCGAGGCCGAAGCCGCTGGCCGCAACACCCCGACGCGCCGCCTCGGGCTGGAAATCCGCGCGGTCAACAGCCGCTTTCTCGACCTTGCCTTCCGCCTGCCGGACGAGTTGCGCCAGTGCGAGCCAGCCCTGCGCGAGCGGCTGACCGCCCGCCTCAAGCGCGGCAAGGTCGAAATCCGCGTCGCCCTGGAGCAGGACAGCGGCAGCCTGCCCGAGCCGTCGGTGCGGCTGCTGCAGCGCCTCAACTCGCTGCAGGACACGGTACGCGCCTGGCTGCCCAGCGCCGCCCCGCTGTCGGTGGCCGACGCACTGCGCCTGGGCGCTGCCGAGCAAGCCCCCGAAGGCGACTGGAGTGAAGCCCTGCTGCCGCTGGCCGACCGCGCCATTGCCGACTTGCTGGCCGCGCGCCAGCGCGAGGGCGAGCGCCTGGCCAGCATGCTGCACGACCGTGTGTCACAACTGCGCGCCCTCGCCAAGCTGGCCACGCCCCTGGTGCCGCAACTGGTCGAGCAGCAACGCCAGCGCTTCATGGAACGCTGGCGTGAGGCCATGGCCCTGGCCGAAGGTGCCACCCTACCCGAAGCCGCGCAGGACCGGGCTCTGTCAGAGGCCACCGCCTTCGCCATCCGCATCGACGTGGCCGAGGAAATCACCCGCCTGGACTCGCACCTGGACGAAATCGACCGCCTGCTGAGCAAGGGCGGCGAAGCCGGCAAGCGGCTGGATTTCCTGATTCAGGAACTGCACCGCGAAGCCAACACCCTAGGCTCCAAGTCCGCAGCACTTGAGCTCACCCGCATCTCGGTCGATATGAAGGTGCTGATCGAGCAGATGCGCGAGCAGGTGCAGAACATCGAGTGA
- a CDS encoding serine/threonine-protein kinase, with amino-acid sequence MTKTKPAPLPPDSVIGGYRVVRRLSAGGFGIVYLARDGEGQQVAIKEYLPASLATRGADDLLPKVPAEKLSLYRLGLKSFFEEGRALAQISHPSVVSVLNFFRENETVYMVMNYLEGDTLQDFVITAREQKAAKVFRESTIRSLFDEVLRGLRIVHQHKMLHLDIKPANIFITDDNRAMLIDFGAAREVLSKDNHFVRPMYTPGFAAPEMYKRDAALGPWTDIYAVGACIYACMQGYPPNDVPQRQDKDRLAMALSRLRGVYSDHLIEMVQWCMSLDPMARPQSVFALQKELGRPVERRYTRLSVGERMRLQLDALVSDGRKPAPARKAMRGSGFEAPVQ; translated from the coding sequence ATGACCAAGACCAAACCGGCGCCGTTGCCGCCCGATTCGGTGATCGGCGGATACCGCGTGGTTCGCCGCCTGTCGGCGGGCGGTTTTGGCATCGTCTACCTCGCGCGCGACGGCGAAGGCCAGCAGGTGGCCATCAAGGAATACCTGCCTGCCTCCCTCGCCACTCGCGGCGCGGACGACCTGCTGCCCAAGGTGCCTGCCGAGAAGCTGTCTCTCTACCGACTGGGCCTGAAGAGCTTTTTTGAAGAGGGGCGGGCCCTGGCGCAGATATCGCACCCCTCGGTGGTGAGCGTGCTCAATTTCTTCCGCGAGAACGAAACCGTCTACATGGTGATGAACTACCTGGAAGGCGACACGCTGCAGGATTTCGTCATCACGGCGCGCGAGCAGAAGGCCGCCAAGGTGTTTCGTGAGTCCACCATCCGCTCGTTGTTCGACGAGGTGCTGCGCGGCCTGCGCATCGTGCACCAGCACAAGATGCTGCACCTGGACATCAAGCCTGCCAACATCTTCATCACCGACGACAACCGGGCCATGCTGATCGACTTTGGCGCGGCGCGCGAGGTGCTCAGCAAGGACAACCATTTTGTGCGCCCCATGTACACGCCGGGCTTTGCCGCGCCCGAGATGTACAAGCGTGATGCCGCGCTTGGCCCCTGGACCGACATCTACGCGGTCGGCGCCTGCATCTATGCCTGCATGCAGGGCTATCCGCCCAACGACGTGCCGCAGCGCCAGGACAAGGACCGCCTGGCGATGGCCCTGTCGCGGCTGCGCGGCGTTTATTCCGACCACCTGATCGAGATGGTGCAGTGGTGCATGTCGCTCGATCCTATGGCGCGGCCGCAGTCGGTGTTCGCGTTGCAGAAGGAGCTGGGCCGCCCGGTGGAGCGGCGCTACACGCGCTTGTCGGTGGGCGAACGCATGCGCTTGCAGCTGGATGCGCTGGTGTCTGATGGCCGCAAGCCGGCCCCGGCGCGCAAGGCCATGCGTGGCAGTGGTTTTGAGGCGCCAGTGCAATGA
- the rdgB gene encoding RdgB/HAM1 family non-canonical purine NTP pyrophosphatase: protein MKIVLASNNRGKLAELQAMFAPLGVELLRQGDLDIPEADEPHRTFVENALAKARHAAHVSGLPAIADDAGLCVEAFGGLPGVDTAYYAMQFGYPKSDQNNVRALLEQMAGVDDRRAAMVSTLVGVRRVDDPEPLIAAGRVAGEITREPIGDGGFGFDPVMFVPAFGKTFAQLPAEVKNANSHRGIAAKQMLALVRERWMK from the coding sequence ATGAAAATCGTACTCGCATCCAACAACCGGGGGAAACTGGCAGAACTGCAAGCCATGTTCGCGCCGCTGGGCGTGGAGCTGCTGCGCCAGGGCGACCTGGACATTCCCGAGGCAGATGAGCCGCATCGCACCTTCGTCGAGAACGCGCTGGCCAAGGCGCGCCATGCGGCGCATGTCAGCGGCCTGCCCGCCATCGCCGACGACGCTGGTTTGTGCGTCGAGGCCTTTGGTGGCCTGCCGGGCGTGGATACCGCCTACTACGCCATGCAGTTCGGCTACCCCAAGAGCGACCAGAACAACGTGCGCGCCTTGCTGGAGCAAATGGCCGGCGTGGATGACCGCCGCGCCGCCATGGTCAGCACCCTGGTGGGCGTGCGCCGCGTGGACGACCCCGAACCCCTGATCGCGGCCGGCCGCGTTGCCGGCGAGATCACGCGCGAGCCGATCGGCGACGGCGGTTTCGGTTTTGATCCCGTGATGTTCGTGCCGGCCTTTGGCAAGACCTTTGCCCAACTGCCGGCCGAAGTGAAGAACGCCAACAGCCATCGCGGCATTGCCGCCAAACAGATGCTTGCGCTGGTGCGTGAGCGCTGGATGAAATGA
- the hemW gene encoding radical SAM family heme chaperone HemW, whose amino-acid sequence MRPGTLQLGALPPLSLYVHLPWCLKKCPYCDFNSHELREGGHAVPEQRYVDALVADLEASLPLIWGRTVQSVFFGGGTPSLFSPEAIERLIGAIRARVRLAADAEITLEANPGTFERDRFRAFRSAGVTRLSVGVQSFNDAHLQALGRVHDRAQALAAVEEAAASFDTFNLDLMYALPGQSMAQLEDDVATALALGPPHISIYHLTIEPNTYFAKFPPVVPEDDTAYAMLDCVTEMTTAAGLARYEISAYAKPGHGCFHNLNYWQFGDYLGIGAGAHGKLSFAHRVVRQVRVREPALYMERALAGNAIAQENEVKRAELPFEFMLNALRLREGFLLQDFADRTGLSLAAIGPALAEAERRGLLQRDFQRAQPTEKGFDFLSDLQSLFLPD is encoded by the coding sequence ATGCGCCCCGGCACGCTGCAGCTGGGCGCGCTGCCGCCGCTGTCGCTTTACGTGCACCTGCCCTGGTGCCTCAAGAAGTGCCCGTACTGCGACTTCAACTCGCACGAGCTGCGCGAGGGCGGCCATGCCGTGCCCGAGCAACGCTATGTCGACGCCTTGGTGGCCGACCTGGAGGCCTCGCTGCCGCTGATCTGGGGCCGCACGGTGCAGAGCGTGTTCTTTGGCGGCGGCACGCCCAGCCTGTTCTCGCCCGAGGCCATCGAGCGCCTGATTGGCGCCATCCGCGCGCGGGTACGGCTTGCCGCTGATGCCGAGATCACGCTCGAAGCCAACCCCGGCACCTTCGAGCGCGACCGCTTTCGCGCCTTTCGTTCGGCGGGCGTCACGCGCCTGTCGGTGGGCGTGCAGAGCTTCAACGATGCGCACCTGCAGGCCCTGGGCCGCGTGCACGACCGCGCCCAGGCGCTGGCTGCGGTGGAAGAGGCGGCGGCATCGTTCGACACCTTCAACCTCGACCTGATGTATGCGCTGCCGGGCCAGAGCATGGCCCAGCTCGAAGACGACGTGGCCACCGCGCTGGCGCTGGGGCCGCCGCACATCTCGATCTACCACCTCACCATCGAGCCCAACACCTACTTCGCCAAGTTCCCGCCAGTCGTGCCCGAGGACGACACCGCCTACGCCATGCTCGACTGCGTCACCGAGATGACCACGGCGGCGGGCCTGGCGCGCTACGAGATATCCGCCTACGCCAAGCCCGGCCACGGCTGCTTCCACAACCTCAACTACTGGCAGTTTGGCGACTACCTGGGCATTGGCGCAGGCGCGCACGGCAAGCTCAGCTTTGCCCACCGGGTGGTGCGCCAAGTGCGCGTGCGCGAGCCGGCGCTCTACATGGAGCGCGCACTGGCCGGCAACGCCATCGCGCAGGAAAACGAAGTCAAGCGTGCCGAGCTGCCGTTCGAATTCATGCTCAACGCCCTGCGCCTGCGCGAAGGTTTCCTGCTGCAGGACTTTGCCGACCGCACCGGCCTGTCGCTGGCCGCCATCGGCCCAGCCCTGGCCGAAGCCGAGCGCCGTGGCCTGCTGCAGCGCGACTTCCAACGCGCGCAACCGACCGAAAAGGGTTTTGATTTCCTCAGCGACCTGCAGTCGCTGTTCCTGCCCGATTGA
- a CDS encoding PP2C family serine/threonine-protein phosphatase: MKFSVFQVSRKGGRELNEDRMGYCYTRQAGLFVLADGMGGHPEGEVAAQLALQTVSALFQRYAKPGLADVSGFLNEAVLAAHQQLLRYASSKGLLDSPRTTLVVAVLQDGQATWAHCGDSRLYLVRNGSLVTRTRDHSYTERREITSFRPPQSNRNVLFTCLGSPTRPLFDVAAPMPLQSGDRILLCSDGLWDMLSDTEIASVVGAHPVASAVPELVERALRNAGPSSDNVTAVALEWEAPDFEPTRGISTDTIGDGVFASTIQAGVPDGSADDLDDAAIERSIAEINEAIRRSAARRR, from the coding sequence ATGAAATTCTCCGTTTTCCAGGTCAGCCGCAAGGGCGGCCGCGAGCTCAATGAAGACCGCATGGGCTACTGCTACACCCGGCAGGCCGGCCTGTTCGTGCTGGCCGACGGCATGGGCGGGCACCCCGAGGGCGAGGTGGCCGCGCAGCTGGCGCTGCAGACGGTGTCTGCCTTGTTTCAGCGCTATGCCAAGCCGGGGCTGGCGGATGTGTCCGGCTTTCTGAACGAGGCGGTTTTGGCGGCGCACCAGCAATTGCTGCGTTATGCATCGTCCAAGGGCTTGCTGGATTCGCCGCGCACCACGCTGGTGGTGGCCGTGTTGCAGGACGGGCAGGCGACCTGGGCGCATTGCGGTGATTCGCGCCTGTACCTGGTGCGCAATGGCAGCCTGGTGACCCGCACGCGCGACCACTCGTACACCGAGCGCCGCGAGATCACCTCGTTTCGCCCGCCGCAGTCCAACCGCAACGTGCTGTTCACCTGCCTGGGCTCGCCCACGCGGCCTTTGTTCGACGTGGCGGCGCCCATGCCGCTGCAGAGCGGCGACCGCATCCTGCTGTGCTCCGATGGGCTGTGGGACATGCTGAGCGACACCGAGATCGCCAGCGTGGTCGGCGCCCACCCGGTGGCCTCGGCCGTACCCGAGCTGGTGGAGCGCGCTCTGCGCAACGCCGGGCCAAGCAGCGACAATGTCACCGCCGTGGCGCTCGAGTGGGAAGCCCCTGACTTCGAGCCCACGCGTGGCATATCCACCGACACCATCGGTGACGGGGTCTTTGCCTCGACCATCCAGGCCGGCGTGCCCGACGGCTCGGCCGATGACCTGGACGACGCCGCCATCGAGCGCTCCATTGCCGAGATCAACGAGGCCATCCGGCGCTCGGCGGCGCGGCGGCGCTGA